The following are from one region of the Pygocentrus nattereri isolate fPygNat1 chromosome 20, fPygNat1.pri, whole genome shotgun sequence genome:
- the zgc:112294 gene encoding transmembrane protein 17A isoform X2 produces the protein MPVFYTPIPQNLRVGLAHASSSVFINNRTRDSGDLREHSVEDEVCSEVSSNLPLQMLLYFNMFFFPFWWISEVVMLDLKVPELAGFWLISFLFQLPILLFFLSDEGLMILPLERAVHSLYLAFLLGEVCASFVALRVMTRKLALQFHLRQFGLHATDTLSVFGARSVLPLLPVRDIQPQ, from the exons ATGCCTGTGTTTTACACCCCCATACCCCAGAACTTAAGAGTGGGTCTTGCTCATGCTAGCAGCTCTGTGTTCATCAACAACAGAACGAGGGACAGTGGTGACCTGAGGGAGCACAGTGTGGAGGATGAAG TGTGCAGTGAAGTGTCGTCAAATCTCCCTCTGCAGATGCTGCTCTACTTTAACATGTTCTTCTTCCCTTTCTGGTGGATCTCTGAGGTCGTCATGCTGGACCTTAAG GTGCCGGAGCTGGCCGGTTTCTGGCTGATCTCCTTCCTCTTCCAACTGCCCATCCTACTCTTCTTCCTCAGTGATGAAGGGCTGATGATTCTGCCTCTGGAGCGGGCAGTGCACTCTTTATATCTGGCCTTTCTGCTGGGCGAAGTGTGCGCCTCCTTTGTGGCACTGCGGGTCATGACCCGAAAACTGGCCCTGCAGTTTCATCTCAGGCAGTTTGGCCTCCACGCTACAGACACGCTGTCCGTGTTTGGTGCCAGGAGTGTGTTACCCCTGTTACCTGTCAGAGACATCCAGCCACAGTGA
- the zgc:112294 gene encoding transmembrane protein 17A isoform X1 translates to MPVFYTPIPQNLRVGLAHASSSVFINNRTRDSGDLREHSVEDEVCSEVSSNLPLQMLLYFNMFFFPFWWISEVVMLDLKFSMLPGYYQCLMVTGMVLISLFEGLRIYLGYVGNLKEKVPELAGFWLISFLFQLPILLFFLSDEGLMILPLERAVHSLYLAFLLGEVCASFVALRVMTRKLALQFHLRQFGLHATDTLSVFGARSVLPLLPVRDIQPQ, encoded by the exons ATGCCTGTGTTTTACACCCCCATACCCCAGAACTTAAGAGTGGGTCTTGCTCATGCTAGCAGCTCTGTGTTCATCAACAACAGAACGAGGGACAGTGGTGACCTGAGGGAGCACAGTGTGGAGGATGAAG TGTGCAGTGAAGTGTCGTCAAATCTCCCTCTGCAGATGCTGCTCTACTTTAACATGTTCTTCTTCCCTTTCTGGTGGATCTCTGAGGTCGTCATGCTGGACCTTAAG TTCTCCATGCTGCCAGGATACTACCAGTGTCTGATGGTGACTGGAATGGTGCTAATTAGCTTATTTGAGGGCCTTCGTATCTATCTGGGTTATGTTGgaaacctgaaagaaaag GTGCCGGAGCTGGCCGGTTTCTGGCTGATCTCCTTCCTCTTCCAACTGCCCATCCTACTCTTCTTCCTCAGTGATGAAGGGCTGATGATTCTGCCTCTGGAGCGGGCAGTGCACTCTTTATATCTGGCCTTTCTGCTGGGCGAAGTGTGCGCCTCCTTTGTGGCACTGCGGGTCATGACCCGAAAACTGGCCCTGCAGTTTCATCTCAGGCAGTTTGGCCTCCACGCTACAGACACGCTGTCCGTGTTTGGTGCCAGGAGTGTGTTACCCCTGTTACCTGTCAGAGACATCCAGCCACAGTGA